The following nucleotide sequence is from Flavobacteriales bacterium.
ACAAACATCTTGACAAACGTCGCAGCCAAAAACCCAATTATCAAATTTACCCTTTACCTCTTCTGGTATTTGTTCTTTTAACTCTATCGTGTAATATGATATGCATTTACTTCCATCAACAATAAAAGGATCTACTATAGCATCCGTAGGACAAGCATCTATACAAGCTGTACAAGTTCCACAGTAATCTTTTATCGGACCGTCATAATCCAATTCTAAATCGATGATCATTTCTGCTATAAAGAAGAAGGAACCACTCTTAGGATTTATAAGATTAGTATTCTTTCCTATCCAACCTAAGCCAGATTTTTTCGCCCAAGCTTTATCTAAAACAGGTGCAGAGTCAACAAAAATCCTACCGTCCATATCTCCAATTTCGTTAACGATAAATTCCCATATCTCGGCAAGCTTATCCTTAATCACATAATGATAATCTTCCCCATATGCATACTTGGAAATCTTCGCATCCGAATTAGCCTTTTGACTTTCCTCTGGGAAATAATTATAGAGAATAGATATCACTGATTTCGCACCGGGAACTAATATTGTTGGGTCTAAGCGCTTGTCGAAATTTCTTTCCATGTACGCCATATTACCATGCATACCATTCTTTAACCAACTCTCTAACCGACTTGCTTCATCTTCAAGAAATCCTGCTTTGGAAACACCGCAATAACTAAACCCCAATCGAGTGATTTCGTTTTTAATTCGCTGAGTAATTTTGGTGCGATTCATTAATTAGTCAACCAATTAGTTGAACAAATCTCTATTCTCAGCTCTTATAGCCCGACCTAAATGTTTGTATGCATTTTCTGTAGCCTCTCGTCCTCTGGGAGTACGCTTTAAATAACCTTCTTGTATTAAAAAAGGCTCGTATACTTCCTCGATAGTATTACTATCCTCACCGACCGCAGTTGCAATGGTTGTAATTCCAACAGGCCCTCCATTAAATTTATCAATGATGCAAGTAAGAATTTTGATGTCCATCTCATCCAATCCATTCTTATCTACATTAAGAGCTTCTAATGATGAGTCAGCAATAGCTAAATCAATATTTCCATCACCCTTTACTTGTGCGAAGTCCCGAACCCTTCTTAACAAAGTATTCGCAATTCTAGGTGTACCTCTACTTCTTCTAGCTATCTCATTTGCTGCTTGATTTCCAATATCAACATCCATTATTTGTGACGACCTTTTAACAATCGTACATAACAAATCAGCATTGTAATACTCCAATCTTAAGTTAATACTAAACCTTGCACGTAAAGGAGCTGTAAGTAGTCCTGATCGAGTTGTTGCACCTATTAAGGTAAATGGATTCAAAGCTATTTGAACCGTTCTAGCATTAGGACCCGAATCTATCATTATATCAATTCGATAATCTTCCATTGCAGAATAAAGGAATTCCTCAACAACAGGACTTAAGCGATGAATTTCGTCAATAAACAGAACATCATTCTCCTCAAGATTCGTTAATAACCCAGCCAGGTCACTCGGCTTATCTAATACGGGTCCTGAGGTTATTTTAATCCCTACCCCGAGATCATCAGCGATTATATTAGCCAGAGTTGTTTTGCCTAAACCAGGAGGTCCGTGTAATAAAACGTGATCCAATGATTCGTTTCTCAATGTAGCTGCCTTCACAAAAACTTTTAGATTATCCACAAGATCATCTTGCCCTGAAAAGTCATCAAAGGATTTGGGCCGTAAAGCTCTTTCATAATCCGTTTCTTCCTGAGAAAAATGTGAACTATCTGGTATTAGATCTTCAATCATGGTAACAAAGTTAATTAAAACCGGACTTGGTTGAAATGAAAAAGCCGAAGATCATTCGGCTTTTCATAATATATTAAAGATGTCTATCTCTTAATATCATGTATCAAGATGCTCACTCTCTTCTAAGTAAACATTATTCTTAACCTCTAGTGAAGCACTTGATAGAGCTTTTAATACTACGAATCTAAAGAATCCTATAAAACCTAAGAACATACCTAATTCAAATACTTGCACTCCATTCCATCCGTCTTTCATAAGACCAGGCATAATCAACAAATATGTATCTGCCCAATGCCCTACAAATATTATACATAAAACAGGCAATAAGAAGTCGAAGTTCCTTTTTGTATCTCTAGACATAAAAATGATTAAAGGGAACAAGAAGTTTATAATAAACATTCCAAAGAACATCCAATTGTAATTTTGAATTCTATTCACATAATACGTAACCTCTTCTGGAATATCAGAATACCAGATTAACATTAATTGACAGAACCATAAATAACTCCAGAAAATACTTAAAGCAAATACCCATTTACCCAAATCATGAATGTGACTTTCATTTACTTTATTGAGGTAGCCTTGTGCTTTAAGTTGCATGGTAAACAACATGATAACTACCATTGCTGCTATCCAGCTTCCGCCAAACACATACCATCCAAAAAGTGTACTAAACCAATGCGTATCTATAGACATGATCCAATCCCATGCAGAAGTTGAAGATGTAACGGCTAAGAACACTAAGAAAATTGCACCAAACTTCTGGTTACCCCAATACCATGCTTCACCTCCTACTTCATCTTCCTCTAACGATCGCTTTCTAAAGAACCAACCAAAGAATATCCAAACACTCAAATAAATGACAGTTCTAATCCACCAAAATCCAGTATTTAAATAACCCGTTTTATTAAAGATAATCTCATCGAAATGCTCGTTTTCAACTGCTCCTTCAACAGCCTCTTGTGTATATTCTGGGTGATCTGATCCAATAGTAGATTCTATAACATAATGATTTGTTACGGCCTCATCCATCCAATGATATATATGATTCCAATGTAAACTAGCTGCAATAAATACTATTACCAACACAACCGCACCATATGGCATATAAGCACTAATACCTTCGAATACTCTTTTTAAAACAATACTCCAACCAGATTCAGTTACATATTGTAATGCCATAAAGAATGTAGCTAACAAAGAAATTCCAAAAAAGAAATATCCGTTAACTAAAATATTGGCCCAAACGGTATTACCGTGATGATCATCGGCAAGAAAACCCATTATAAGAGACAATGCTCCAATTACCATAAAGATGATATTGGTCATTTTAGCCTTCTTACTTACAACGTAATTCATGTCTTACTTTTTTAAAATCTTAGTGTTTGTGGCTCTCTTCCACTTCTTCTTCAATAACTTCTTCTATAATTTCTGCTACTTCTACATCTACTGTAGTTGTATCTATTTCAACAGCTGCAACCTCCAAATCGGGATTTTGCAATGTCTTAACGTAATGGATAATTTTCCATCTTTGATTTCTATCTAATTGTGATGCATGAGATCCCATCATACCTTTACCGTAAGTAATAGAATGAAATATTTTTCCCTCAGGTAAGTCTTTCAACTTTCCGCTATAAGTTGGCGGTACAGCCGGGAATTTTCCACTTGCAATTACACTTCCATCTCCTTCTCCAGTCTCACCATGACAATGAATACAGAACTTACCATATATGACTTTACCTTCTTCAACTGTCTCTGCATTCATCGCAAATGGACTAGTTAATTCTTCACCCGCCAATTCATATCCTTCAGTAGTATTTGGATAAGAATAAGGGTAGTATCCTCTTGGAACAGTACCTTTAACCGGTAACCTTGCAGACATTTCATTAATAGAATCACCATCCAAGTTACTTACTGAATAAGTCTCATAGCTAGGAGATCTATACATATCCGGCATATACTCAACACCAGGACTTAATTCATCACTTGGAGTACAAGACGCCAATAACAACAATGCAGACCCAATCAATATTTTAATTGCGCTACTCATTTTTATATTTTCAGATAAAAGTCTCATTTATTCTCCGTCCTTTTCTGTTAATTCTAATACACCAGAACCATTAATTACTCCTTTAATTTCATCGTTACTGTTTCCACCAAAACCAGATTCTTCAATGATCATTAAGAACATGTCATCTGTAGTTCTAGGATCTGGATTTATAGCAGCCACACCTGGTAACGTCCAATTTCTTAAAAAATAAGTCATTGCCATACCGTGCGATGCACAAAGAATAGTAAACTCAAACGTAATCGGAATAAACGCTGGTAAATTCTCATATAGGTGAAAATTTGGCTTACCACCAACGTTAATACCTGGCCAATCATGAACCATGAAATACCACATTCCAACTAATGCTAACGTTGTTCCCATACATCCAAACATGAATGAAACAATCGCCAACCTGGTTTTCTTAACTCCAATAATTGGATCTAAACCGTGTATAGGAAACGGAGAGAAAACATCTGCAACGTGAACTCCCTTTGCAACAAGCTCTTTAGCTGCTTTCATTAGCAACTGCTCATCATCATATAATGCA
It contains:
- the queG gene encoding tRNA epoxyqueuosine(34) reductase QueG, which encodes MNRTKITQRIKNEITRLGFSYCGVSKAGFLEDEASRLESWLKNGMHGNMAYMERNFDKRLDPTILVPGAKSVISILYNYFPEESQKANSDAKISKYAYGEDYHYVIKDKLAEIWEFIVNEIGDMDGRIFVDSAPVLDKAWAKKSGLGWIGKNTNLINPKSGSFFFIAEMIIDLELDYDGPIKDYCGTCTACIDACPTDAIVDPFIVDGSKCISYYTIELKEQIPEEVKGKFDNWVFGCDVCQDVC
- the ruvB gene encoding Holliday junction branch migration DNA helicase RuvB codes for the protein MIEDLIPDSSHFSQEETDYERALRPKSFDDFSGQDDLVDNLKVFVKAATLRNESLDHVLLHGPPGLGKTTLANIIADDLGVGIKITSGPVLDKPSDLAGLLTNLEENDVLFIDEIHRLSPVVEEFLYSAMEDYRIDIMIDSGPNARTVQIALNPFTLIGATTRSGLLTAPLRARFSINLRLEYYNADLLCTIVKRSSQIMDVDIGNQAANEIARRSRGTPRIANTLLRRVRDFAQVKGDGNIDLAIADSSLEALNVDKNGLDEMDIKILTCIIDKFNGGPVGITTIATAVGEDSNTIEEVYEPFLIQEGYLKRTPRGREATENAYKHLGRAIRAENRDLFN
- a CDS encoding quinol:cytochrome C oxidoreductase yields the protein MVIGALSLIMGFLADDHHGNTVWANILVNGYFFFGISLLATFFMALQYVTESGWSIVLKRVFEGISAYMPYGAVVLVIVFIAASLHWNHIYHWMDEAVTNHYVIESTIGSDHPEYTQEAVEGAVENEHFDEIIFNKTGYLNTGFWWIRTVIYLSVWIFFGWFFRKRSLEEDEVGGEAWYWGNQKFGAIFLVFLAVTSSTSAWDWIMSIDTHWFSTLFGWYVFGGSWIAAMVVIMLFTMQLKAQGYLNKVNESHIHDLGKWVFALSIFWSYLWFCQLMLIWYSDIPEEVTYYVNRIQNYNWMFFGMFIINFLFPLIIFMSRDTKRNFDFLLPVLCIIFVGHWADTYLLIMPGLMKDGWNGVQVFELGMFLGFIGFFRFVVLKALSSASLEVKNNVYLEESEHLDT
- a CDS encoding cytochrome c; translated protein: MRLLSENIKMSSAIKILIGSALLLLASCTPSDELSPGVEYMPDMYRSPSYETYSVSNLDGDSINEMSARLPVKGTVPRGYYPYSYPNTTEGYELAGEELTSPFAMNAETVEEGKVIYGKFCIHCHGETGEGDGSVIASGKFPAVPPTYSGKLKDLPEGKIFHSITYGKGMMGSHASQLDRNQRWKIIHYVKTLQNPDLEVAAVEIDTTTVDVEVAEIIEEVIEEEVEESHKH
- a CDS encoding DUF3341 domain-containing protein yields the protein MSKSIHALYDDEQLLMKAAKELVAKGVHVADVFSPFPIHGLDPIIGVKKTRLAIVSFMFGCMGTTLALVGMWYFMVHDWPGINVGGKPNFHLYENLPAFIPITFEFTILCASHGMAMTYFLRNWTLPGVAAINPDPRTTDDMFLMIIEESGFGGNSNDEIKGVINGSGVLELTEKDGE